One window of Methanofollis sp. genomic DNA carries:
- a CDS encoding TspO/MBR family protein — MATLSDPVRLVVSVALTLLAGFAGSIFTAPQIPGWYAGLAKSPLNPPAWVFGPVWTILFILMGISLFLVWREGTERPEVRAALLAFGVQLALNVLWSVLFFGLQSPLLGFLEIILLWGAVLATIVLSARVSKTAAWLLLPYLLWVSFAAYLTWAVWTLNP, encoded by the coding sequence ATGGCCACCCTCTCCGATCCCGTCCGCCTCGTCGTCTCGGTCGCCCTGACCCTCCTTGCCGGCTTTGCAGGTTCGATCTTCACGGCGCCGCAGATACCCGGCTGGTACGCCGGGCTCGCGAAGTCCCCGTTGAACCCGCCTGCCTGGGTCTTCGGCCCTGTCTGGACGATCCTTTTCATCCTGATGGGTATCTCGCTCTTTCTCGTCTGGCGGGAGGGGACGGAGCGGCCCGAGGTCAGGGCTGCCCTCCTCGCCTTCGGGGTGCAGCTCGCGCTCAACGTCCTCTGGTCGGTCCTCTTCTTCGGCCTGCAGTCGCCCCTTCTCGGGTTTCTTGAGATCATTCTCCTCTGGGGTGCGGTCCTCGCCACCATCGTCCTCTCGGCCCGCGTCTCGAAAACGGCCGCCTGGCTCCTCCTGCCGTACCTCCTCTGGGTGAGTTTTGCCGCCTACCTCACCTGGGCGGTCTGGACCCTCAACCCCTGA
- a CDS encoding sulfite exporter TauE/SafE family protein, translated as MIDLLPLLVLVLIGVSAGLLSGMLGVGGGFIMVPVQFWLYSASGYSDEVALRLAFATSLAVILPTALSSAVGHHRKGAVVWRAGALLGAAALPAAVFGAWLATLLPAAPLETFFGLVVLAAGARTFFAPPESAEVPAVPETRYLLWGVPVGLVSGLAGIGGGVILVPILTVVLRFPMHRAVATSTVVMLAAASGGLVTYMVLGQGVAGLPPLAVGYADFFQAAVLAAASIPAAQVGALISHRMPVRLLKGVFVVLTTYIGLRMIGVFSILGLPL; from the coding sequence GACCTCCTTCCCCTTCTTGTGCTGGTGCTGATCGGCGTCTCTGCCGGCCTTCTCTCCGGCATGCTTGGCGTGGGCGGCGGCTTCATTATGGTCCCGGTGCAGTTCTGGCTATATTCCGCATCAGGCTACTCGGACGAGGTCGCTCTCAGGCTCGCCTTTGCAACGAGCCTCGCTGTCATCCTCCCCACCGCCCTGAGCAGTGCCGTCGGCCACCACCGGAAGGGCGCCGTCGTCTGGCGGGCGGGGGCGCTCCTTGGTGCTGCGGCCCTGCCTGCGGCGGTCTTCGGCGCATGGCTTGCCACGCTCCTCCCTGCCGCGCCTCTTGAGACTTTTTTCGGCCTTGTCGTCCTCGCCGCCGGGGCACGCACCTTCTTCGCCCCTCCGGAGAGTGCGGAGGTGCCGGCGGTCCCGGAGACGCGGTACCTCCTCTGGGGCGTCCCGGTCGGCCTGGTCTCCGGCCTTGCAGGCATCGGCGGTGGCGTCATCCTGGTTCCGATCCTCACCGTGGTTCTCCGCTTCCCGATGCACCGCGCCGTCGCGACCTCGACGGTCGTGATGCTCGCAGCCGCCAGCGGCGGTCTTGTCACGTACATGGTCCTCGGGCAGGGAGTCGCCGGCCTCCCGCCCCTTGCTGTCGGCTACGCGGACTTCTTCCAGGCCGCAGTGCTGGCCGCGGCGAGCATCCCGGCGGCGCAGGTGGGGGCCCTCATCTCCCACCGCATGCCAGTGCGGCTCCTGAAGGGCGTGTTTGTCGTGCTCACCACCTATATCGGCCTGCGGATGATCGGGGTCTTCTCCATCCTCGGTCTCCCCCTCTGA